In the Ptychodera flava strain L36383 chromosome 23 unlocalized genomic scaffold, AS_Pfla_20210202 Scaffold_23__1_contigs__length_28996876_pilon, whole genome shotgun sequence genome, TGTATCATTACAGGCACTATTAGTTTAAAACGTGATATTCAGAAATGTgataaaaacacacatttttttctcTACATGTATTATTGTATTGAAGCAAGCAGGTCAATTATCGTACGTTTCAAAGCCTTAAAAATCTATAGCACCTTTTGTTGCAGAAAAACTTGTTGAAGGTAGGCATGCTTAACCCTGCGAATTGAATGTCTTCGATCATTTAATCACGACATGCCCATTCTGTAATACTGTGGTCCCCTGTTTGAAACTCTAAGCTGCCGAAACATTTCAACTATTTCATTTTCAGCTACTTCTACACGGCAACTGTCATCATTCAggattttcatcaaattgctGAAAGTACTCTCATACATTATGTCGCCCTCAGTTGGTGATCCTCCATTTCTCTTTCGCTCTTCCCATCGTTTCGACCATTCTGATAAAATATGCTTTGTCATTGACATAGATTTGCCTTCCCATCCTTGTACTTCGGTATGTGCAAAACCCATTAGATCTGCCATTACCCTGTAGTCACCAGCCATATCTCTCTTTACATCCATTATTATGGAGAATTCCTTTAATGTGTCGTTCATCATCCACTTGACGTCACATTTATATCCATGGCTACGAAGCAGTGTGGTATCATATCCGGCGCAAAGTAAGTCAGTAGTTGCCTCTTCATCGCCGCGTTCTTCGTCATAGACATTGACACCTTTCATCTCTGCTTCCAGAATCGTCTGCATTGGGTAGAATTTAACCTTTTCTGCATCAATATGGGTCCTCAATGAATGTGCGCTGAGGACGTGGCTCTCGATATCACTACCGGGGCAGCAGATTACCAATTcaagtaacttttgacaatcCCTGATGTTCATTTCATCCTTTGCCCTGACGCAGATGTATATGGCTCTCCAACCCCTGATCATGTACACCAAACATTCAACCACATGGCAAACTTTGATACCATTCTTCCATATTTCACTAGGAGTCTGACCTAGGTCACGAAAATGATTGTACAGTCTAGTCTGCAGTCGTGGAAAAAATCCAGGTGAGAAGCTATCTGTCTCATCTCGACATTGAATTCTTCGACCGAAGTAGATTTGTTTTGATGGATCCATTCTCCACTGTGATTCTGGCATGTTCTCAACCAACAACGCTGGTGCGATAAACTGCACATCGCCATCAGGTACTGGTGGACTTCGGTCGACTTCAAAGACGAGCTCGAATATTTTCAATAGGTTAAGAAGTAATTCAGTATCGGCAAAGTCATTGAACACCTCGTTGATGTCACTGCGACTGTAAAATTTCTGATTCTTCCGTAACTTCTTGTTGTATTGAATGAAAATGTCAGTGGCTAGCATTGGTCCGAAAACTCTTGAGCACAGCCACTGAATATTGAGGACAATTATATCGTCCCCGCTTGGAACTTTGACAAAGAGAAGCTGTAAATAAACATTACTTAAGATTAAGAAAAGACATAGTAAATATGAGACAGTGGTTTAAGGCTTATCATTACTATTTTAATATAATCATGTTACTCAAGGATCAGTTTTGAATGAACAAGTGACGCATACATATGGTCTAGTAAAATATTGCTGCTGAACAACCAATGAATACTTTAATGAGGAGACACGAAAATTATCATAGTACCAAAGCAAAACACCATTTGCTTAAAAACAGCTTCTATTTAGCGTCGACTATTTATACAAGTAAAATTACCTCGTTTTTCTTTCCGAGGTGCGAACTTTTTAAGGGCAATGGTTTTCCGAAACCGTATATGACCGTATTTAATCAACAACATAAAATAATGGTTGATGCTTTTTCTATTGTTGGCGTCACACATTACGAGGTGGGCTTATATCGTAGCAAAAATCGCGAAATAATGAATCATATCACGGGAAGACATGAATGAAAGGATATGAATTTAAAAAGACATCTTTACCTCTCCGATGTTGTCAAGATAAGATGTAGCCGTTCTCAGGAAATCTTCCTCCACCAGGGGATCTATTGTCTTCACTTGTTCTACATAGGCATGCCAATACAGTATGGAAACTTCTCGCTGATTTGCCATTTGTTCTTACTGTCTGCAATCTTCGCACACAATTTAGGAATATTTTCTTTTCGCTAACAATGATAATAATCATAATTGACATTCAATATTTTCCTTATGAGAAGTTAATTATTAACTCATTGCCTTCTGAGCAGAATTTATCGACCCTCATAATTAAACACAAGAAAACTGCACAGAAGCCCGtacattttatcaacatattATCTGTGTGGCATATAAGACACGAATGCCATGTTACAAGACTCATAGATTCTTCTATGgggtgaaataaatatttggtaGGGAGtcatttaaataaatatatttcgtACCTAATTCAATTTGATGCCTTCAAAACAACCAAATTAACTAGGCCTGAACGATGAATAATTCATATTTGCAAAGCTTTTTGACTGATCAAAGTGATTTTCTCCGTGAGAGAAGCAAGAAGTTGGGAAAGAAATGGTAATTCGTTGCTTCCAAATCTGCAAAACACCTTGATTGAAGTGTTTAGTTAAAGGATCTCGCGTTTCAAAAAGCTAAATAAGTATGCGACAATATTTGTAATTAATCTCTGAAATGTTTAGCTATTTGATCACTCTTGCGCTTCAAAGAGTTCAAACCTACCTTAGCATTCGACAAACATTTTCGAAGTCTTTTGATGTCCTCATGTCTGGAATCATGACAATTGATCAGATATGTTTCATCCACGATGTTTAAATATGCCCCAAACATTTCTTGAATCTTTGTCCGAATGTCTTCAATGATCTTGATTGCTTCAAGTCAAAATAATTAAACATTATCGTTATTTCATTTAACTTAGGATACATGTAAGAACTCAAAGTAAATATAGTATGAAATTGGCAGTGACTTTGATACCTGTAGGTAAATTGATGCCGTCGTAAAACGATTCGAAGAGCTCTAATTAAACCAGAATGCCTTTCTTTCTTCAGTTCGCGTCATTAACAATGCCTTCAGATTGAACTCAGTTTGTCTTTAGCGAAAGCTAGATTTTCTGTGTCAGTAAAATTCGCCTGTTTCTAACGGCTATATGATTACGTATACTTGTTGAGCCATAGAAAAGGTCAGACGTTAGCTATCGGTGACAAGGTAGGTTTCATTTGAAATGATAACAGTGCCCCTTTAATTCTACTAAGCATCCAAACAGGAACTTCCTTTTTGTCGAGTgttaatgtaaaatatatatcacTGTTGATTGTATAATAGTAACAAGTCAACCTTTTACTCTTATTTCACTTGCAATTAGTCATTCAATACCGATATAAGACAAAACCATGTTATACgattactgtgtattttactCACCACGATCACGTCGAGACTCATCTACAAGATCAGCTCCACTGGCCAATAAAATTACCATCGGTTTGTTTTCGGTACTGAGGTCATCAGATCTTCTAGACTTGATGAATCTTGGCCATGTCAGCAACTAATCATTTGAATATATgaagaatgatatttttggatgtgtTATTTGAATTCGTACGCCCATGATGTGGAAATCTCAATATACGAATATTTGATCTAAACATTGACGTAAACGTCCATGCGCTTACCTTCTCCGTAAGTGTACCATCAAACCCATCCATTAcatccatgattttgaaaacgtTTTATAAACACCGTTTCATCCACCCTCAGGAACATATTATGAGTCACGTAATATTCCGGTTGTCCGGCGTAATCCCAGATTATATAATGACCAACTTTTGGTATATTGACAATGTTGACGTCAATACCGGGCGTGGGTATATGCGTGGCCTTGTCTTTAGAAGGTGCTTTCTCTTCTGATCGACGAGTGCAGTATGCTTTCAAAACGCCCTGGTGAACAATGCAAAGAATATAGAGAGCGATGAGCAAATTATTAACCTTTGTataaaaaaaagttaatttgcatttgaaatcaGTAAAACGTAATCATTCTACGTTGACTCGTACAACAAGAAAACGtaatatttttgccattttattgTTTCCTTACCGTGTAAACATGAACACTTCCGTGTACACAGCAATAACACATTCCATGTACACTATGGAATAAGTGTCGAGATATTCGACATTAATATTGTCACTAACATTATTCGATATATATCTCTTTGTGAAAATGCAATCAAAACGCAGCGGTACAACTCACTTTTTAGGTAAGTTGTTCAATTGACTATCATCTCTTTAACTCTTAGAAAGCCAGCACACTCGTACAAAAATAGTGTAAGGACACTGTCACGCTACCACATAGATAAGAAATTATGTACGATtccataatttttgaccaatatGGCGCATACCAAGCAACAGGCTGTGCATAGGAGATTTCCAAAATATCAGTCttgtgatttcaaagtagctTTTTTCTAAAAATAGAAGAAATTGCTTCAACAAGCGACCTTACAGCCAATATAGTTCTCCTTTGTTaggtagagaataactatttgcgACACGTTTTGATGAAGATGGACATTTTTGATAGCTAatttcagtggccagacaaaaatggcaaaagtagctgcaaaaataaaatacatacatatatatatatatatatatatatatatatatatatatatatatatatatatatatatgttgcaACGAAACACGTTTCTAGACGGGCagcttttacaaaaaataatgtaataaatgaAGCGTTTTACTTGTCCATTACAACATTAAACAATTTCGGAATGATATAAGCCTTAAAGTAAAAGGCTTCTCATTACTTGCAGAGAACTGATCATTTGACGAGTATCAACTTGAGtaacacaaagaaaaaacaaaccaaaaacaaaacaaaacgcaaaaacaaaaaaaaaaactaaagactttttttaaagtttgcgGTCCTAGTCGGGATGCCCAATGACTTTTAAAGTTACGTATTGTTTGCCTGTGCATGTAGAATTGCTCATCATCATTCTTACTATTCTGATAATATATTTTTTCCACTTAACCAAGCTTCTAGTCAGCTGGTCATATACTACAATATTATAATCGGCTTTCCTAAAGAGAGTAGTACAACTGTCAAATTAGTAAAATATATTTGCACAGGTGACCTGGGACGCTTATTGCCACTTCATGTTCAATTTCTAATTAAAAGTATTTTAATAAGATCAATCACTCTCTGCTACAATAAAACCTAAAATGGTGATTCTCAGTATACTAAGACAATAGACGTAGCAGAAATGACACCCCTGCTGTTGTGACACACGAACAGATAAGACTGCGTACTAACAACATATAATTGCCTTTATTCTGCAACATTTGTCCAGTTTTCAATAGTTCATTATACATCGTTTGACCCCAAAATATGTATGTGAACCCTGTCTAAAGTCGATCTGTTATATAGACAATGTCGAAGTATCAGCAGTAGTCAGATGTACGACTTATTTTGTTCGCCTAAGTTCTGCACCGACACATTAAGTCGATTTTCTCGTTTCTTTTAAGGTACTGGCGTTAAATCTAATAACAGGTATATCTAATTATTGGTGGGATGACATTGACGGGTTTCATCTGGAAATAATGGACGAAAAATAAATGATGGTGCTAGAAACACGACAAATGTAACTGAGACGAACAAAGGCTTGCAAGTCGTTTGAAAAAGCCAGCGATAAAGTTTGCATGAGAGATCGTAACAAACTCATAGCAAATTTAatacaataaaacgtataaacatacaatttgttACTAAAATATCAGCATATTAAAATTTTAGATATAATTTTATTATTTCCAAATGTAGAGCTACCAGCATTCCATATCTATAGTTAAACACAATACTCATAAAAGACTAATTTTTGTATGTGCGATCGTTATTTTACAGCTTTGCCGAATACAGGACAGTGAGAGTCTGTCAGTAACCTCGTagattttaccaatatttattttttaaattatctGATGTCTTCCAAGAAATAAATTTAAGGAAAACTGTTTGTAAGTGttcatgatcaaaattttgtaatacTTGACATATATTACCGGAGGAATACCCTCGTAGACTATGCACGGTAGCAATATTATCTCGGTGAATTTTCAGTGATTAAGTAGGTTGCATTAACAAAGTTTTAAATTTCTCCTTCAGTCTTCACTTCGTCATATCGTAATTGCTAAAGCCGTTTATATTTAGCaaattgatatgaaaatatatttagcGTCTGAGGCGTTCTGATGAGTCAAGTAGTCGTCCATAGAAAAagatcaaacaaaacaaattgcgaAGTCGAACTTATTTTAATGAGTTAAGAACATTTAgaactgtgtaagagagattGTCATTGCGACTTAAAATGAGAATGCAATACCTGTAGTTACAAACATATAATTTACCTCAACATTGTTCACATCGGATATTTTAATTTGGCTGTTTATGTTTTACAAAGTGTTATTTTCCATGAAATATGCCATTCAACACATTTTTTAGAACTTTGTTTTCCTATTTTAGCTATAAAATGTCAAGCATTCATTTTACTAGAGAGAGTCCTTATTAACTCTACCTTTTCCCACTCATGAAGAAGACACATAATCTAATAATGCTTGCCaatacatctctctctctctctctctctctctctctctctctctctctctctctctctctctctctctctctctctcttacccTTTGTAAAGCGTTCACAAGGGTAGTTTTGCCAACACCACCATCCGCACACACTTAGCTTGCTACTGTTTCTTGTTATCCCAGGCTCTCTCATCAATACACTGAACTCTGCTTTTTTCTTTGCGGCCTGAAGTAGAATAAAAAGGAGAGTTACGTGTTATTAGAAAGCGAACACTTAAATAGGGTGTACATATTGAAGCCcaactagctgtatcttttagcactAATTTTTATGATTCTACTTTCTTGGTGAGAATGTACGAATTTGGGTGTGTGTATACCCATATTACAATTTATCTCAGGAACTCTATgtgtaattttgaacaagataaagattacactgcgattaaatgtttgctcAAACATTAACATGCGATAAAGCAAAAAGACGAGGATAATGTGCATATCTGTGCACTGAAATCTtaacataaactgcacagagaaGTCAAATGTAATGCATAGAGATGAATGTTCGcaactttgacattttatgTTCTGATATGtctgtaatattaccaatttgcTAAAATCAAGTTACTACATCGGATACTATGGAATTTGAACAAATAAAGCCAGCATATAGGGGTACCTTTAATGTTAGTGAACCAACTCTGTAAAAACGATACTGGAAATTTCAAAAAGTTATGCAACATGAGACTGTTAATTAATAATTACACTAAAGGACACTTCTGTTCTGAATTGATACTTTTAATTATATACCACTTTTTCTGTGTGATCAACGTATTTAAACCATAATTAAATAATGAATAATACAATCTTTGACGTTGACCCAAAACATTGTAAGAAAAATGATTAATATAATCGACATAATGAAAAAGCTATAAGAACGTCATAAGAGGTTACATCGGCCATGTGTTTCGTTTGCAACTGGGGGAGTGTGCGCACCGGTCGCGCGACCAGCGATATGTCATTTCACGTGAATATATTCACAAAGGTGTGCAGATCATGTCTGAACGATGCGTATATACCGACGATGTCAGTCGCATTTCGTTTCAaatgcaaacaaacataaaaacaaaatacaacatatcttgaatatttgaaatgacacTTATAGACATCATAGTATTACAATGGCCAATTGGTATGCGGTGGATATTCTTAATGTAACTAAAACATATGACGCTAATCCCAACGATGAGATTCACGAATTACCGTTGTACATTAGAGACTGCGAAACTCAATTTTGTCATACGCATAAAGCACAGTTTATTTTACTATCCTATGCCATAATAGTTCATGATGACGAATAGATAAATGACCAAGTGATGAAAAGGAGCCAGTAGAAAATACAAGTATCTATTTTCGTCTATGATACTGATATCCCATTGCGGGTGAGCTTATTGTTATAACTTAATTATAATGTACAATTGCCGGTTATTTACActtttcattttcagtcacaACGACTTCAGTAAATATTACCTTTCTATGGTAGAATTGTTTTGTATGTATTGACGAAAAACATTTCGCGACAATCGGTAAAACGAATTTGCACGTATCGTAAAAGGGAGCTAAAGTCCTGCTCTAATTCATTCCCG is a window encoding:
- the LOC139123865 gene encoding death-associated protein kinase 1-like; the encoded protein is MANQREVSILYWHAYVEQVKTIDPLVEEDFLRTATSYLDNIGELLFVKVPSGDDIIVLNIQWLCSRVFGPMLATDIFIQYNKKLRKNQKFYSRSDINEVFNDFADTELLLNLLKIFELVFEVDRSPPVPDGDVQFIAPALLVENMPESQWRMDPSKQIYFGRRIQCRDETDSFSPGFFPRLQTRLYNHFRDLGQTPSEIWKNGIKVCHVVECLVYMIRGWRAIYICVRAKDEMNIRDCQKLLELVICCPGSDIESHVLSAHSLRTHIDAEKVKFYPMQTILEAEMKGVNVYDEERGDEEATTDLLCAGYDTTLLRSHGYKCDVKWMMNDTLKEFSIIMDVKRDMAGDYRVMADLMGFAHTEVQGWEGKSMSMTKHILSEWSKRWEERKRNGGSPTEGDIMYESTFSNLMKILNDDSCRVEVAENEIVEMFRQLRVSNRGPQYYRMGMS